The Nostoc sp. 'Lobaria pulmonaria (5183) cyanobiont' genome window below encodes:
- a CDS encoding Npun_R2479 family HD domain-containing metalloprotein, translating into MFNATEILIDAFVNEIRDGYRRTYGCFKNDYQDIIAWAGNMALENIANSDALYHNVEHTVLVTLVGQEILRGKHIREGGVSSEDWLHCIISLVSHDIGYVKGVCRQDRETANLYATGKNGKMISVAAGASDASLTPYHVDRAKLFIDERFGGHKLIDAEAIKSNIELTRFPVPAAEDHQDTKCFAGLVRAADLIGQLSDPRYLKKITSLFYEFEETGVNKVLGYKTPADLRNNYAKFYWNGVYPYIQEGLHYLSLTQQGKQILANLYSNVFVVEHEKQQEEQQRYLEKLAVKS; encoded by the coding sequence ATGTTCAATGCCACTGAAATTTTAATTGATGCCTTCGTAAATGAAATTCGAGACGGCTATCGCCGCACTTATGGCTGCTTTAAAAATGATTATCAGGACATTATCGCCTGGGCAGGTAACATGGCTTTGGAAAACATTGCCAATAGCGATGCCCTTTATCACAATGTTGAACACACAGTCTTAGTCACCCTGGTGGGACAAGAAATTTTACGTGGCAAACACATCAGGGAAGGCGGTGTTTCTAGTGAAGACTGGTTGCATTGTATTATTTCTTTAGTCAGTCATGATATTGGTTATGTTAAGGGAGTTTGCCGACAAGACCGAGAAACAGCAAACTTATATGCCACAGGTAAAAATGGCAAAATGATTTCTGTGGCTGCTGGCGCTTCTGATGCCAGTCTCACACCGTATCATGTTGATAGAGCCAAGCTATTTATTGATGAGCGTTTTGGAGGTCACAAGTTAATAGATGCTGAGGCAATTAAGAGCAATATTGAATTGACTCGATTTCCCGTACCTGCGGCTGAGGATCATCAAGATACAAAGTGCTTTGCAGGATTAGTGCGTGCTGCTGATTTGATAGGTCAATTAAGCGACCCGCGTTACCTGAAGAAAATTACTTCTTTATTTTACGAATTTGAAGAAACTGGTGTAAATAAAGTTTTGGGCTATAAAACTCCTGCCGATTTGCGTAACAACTACGCTAAGTTTTACTGGAATGGCGTCTATCCTTATATCCAAGAAGGACTGCATTACCTATCATTGACACAACAGGGAAAACAAATTCTCGCTAATCTCTACTCAAACGTATTTGTTGTGGAACATGAAAAACAACAGGAAGAACAGCAGCGGTATTTAGAGAAGTTAGCAGTTAAGAGTTAG
- a CDS encoding ABC transporter permease: MDWWRRLKKNPLARFGAILLLIFYIGVIAADFVAPYDPYASQPNGSLLPPTKIHWVSQSGQFTGPYVYPTTQGDTNLDTGDRELIVDSTKPSPLRLFVSGPEYRLLQMSLPLPPKWDEVTIFGGIPLNWHLFGTTTGAKINILGTDDQGRDQFSRLLHGGRISMFIGIFGIIITYPLGLLIGGISGYLGGVTDSIIMRLAEVLMTFPSIYLLVTLGAVLPPGLSSTQRFLLIVVITSVISWAGLARVIRGQVLSIKEREFVQAARAMGGNPIYIILRHVLPQTASYVVISATLAIPSFIGAEAILSLIGLGIQQPDPSWGNMLSLASNASILVLQPWLIWPPAVLIILTVLAFNLLGDGLRDALDPRSLRR, encoded by the coding sequence ATGGATTGGTGGCGACGACTTAAGAAAAATCCTTTGGCACGCTTTGGGGCAATTTTGCTGTTAATTTTCTATATAGGAGTAATTGCAGCTGATTTCGTAGCTCCTTATGACCCCTATGCTTCACAGCCTAATGGTTCACTCCTGCCACCAACTAAGATACACTGGGTTTCTCAATCAGGGCAGTTTACCGGACCTTATGTTTATCCGACGACTCAGGGAGATACGAATTTAGATACAGGCGATCGCGAACTCATTGTAGACTCGACAAAGCCTTCACCCTTGCGTCTATTTGTCTCCGGGCCAGAATATCGATTGTTGCAGATGAGTTTGCCACTACCGCCGAAGTGGGATGAAGTCACAATCTTTGGTGGTATTCCCTTAAATTGGCATTTATTTGGCACAACAACTGGCGCAAAAATCAATATTTTGGGCACTGATGACCAAGGCCGCGACCAATTTAGTCGCCTCCTACATGGCGGTCGCATCAGTATGTTTATTGGGATTTTTGGAATTATCATTACCTATCCCCTCGGTTTGCTTATCGGGGGAATTTCCGGCTATTTGGGTGGTGTAACTGATAGTATCATTATGCGCTTGGCAGAAGTGCTAATGACTTTCCCTAGTATTTATCTTTTGGTGACTTTGGGCGCAGTCTTACCACCTGGCTTAAGCAGTACCCAGCGCTTTTTGCTGATTGTGGTGATTACTTCGGTTATTAGCTGGGCTGGTTTAGCACGGGTAATTCGGGGACAGGTACTATCAATTAAAGAGCGAGAATTTGTCCAAGCAGCGCGTGCGATGGGCGGGAACCCAATTTATATCATCCTCCGTCACGTTTTGCCACAAACGGCTAGTTATGTCGTTATCTCCGCTACCCTTGCAATTCCCAGCTTTATTGGCGCAGAGGCAATACTAAGTCTCATCGGTTTAGGAATTCAACAACCAGACCCTTCTTGGGGCAATATGCTTTCTCTGGCTAGCAATGCTTCAATTTTGGTACTGCAACCTTGGTTAATTTGGCCGCCGGCTGTGCTGATTATTCTCACAGTATTGGCATTCAACTTACTTGGTGATGGGCTAAGAGATGCACTTGACCCGCGCAGTTTAAGAAGATAA
- a CDS encoding Nif11-like leader peptide family natural product precursor yields the protein MAVLVQYAWVRDFQGINYSTKTKSPNFNHNDNHYDRGRGGCRRQPSLPRSIINEKLLVLKNILLFFFILRVASEDQILNMAFEQIEAFLKKMQSEPELKNEVLAAPTADDIARIALKLGFEFSGDELLRMSGKKVGSITVRKTDLPGEYN from the coding sequence ATGGCAGTCTTAGTACAATACGCTTGGGTTAGGGACTTCCAAGGAATAAATTACTCAACAAAAACCAAAAGTCCAAATTTTAATCATAATGATAATCATTATGATAGGGGAAGAGGCGGTTGCCGTCGGCAACCGTCTCTTCCCCGCTCAATTATCAATGAAAAACTGCTAGTCTTAAAGAATATACTGCTGTTTTTCTTTATATTACGAGTAGCTAGCGAGGATCAAATTTTAAATATGGCTTTTGAGCAAATCGAAGCATTTTTAAAGAAAATGCAGTCTGAACCTGAACTTAAAAACGAGGTGCTCGCAGCACCAACCGCAGATGATATTGCGCGAATAGCACTAAAGCTTGGTTTTGAATTTTCAGGTGATGAATTATTGAGAATGTCAGGTAAGAAAGTTGGCAGCATTACTGTTAGAAAAACTGATCTTCCTGGAGAGTACAACTAG
- a CDS encoding energy transducer TonB: MSFYNIAVSVFLAYSPIGSLALDTTVVLPVVSNIFQLSSEKYEPIEATKKFKPVKQLKPNETNSPQFQTIEPDSQKLTQCLRRLRDSRARQSSGVSGSAVQSNNLGASNAIVGLGSGTGIGPDQPGNRSTVATAPTPPKINTSGNGRAACQEGGCRSKYPESARGRRIEGRVEMAVDTDAQGNVTNVRLIRSSGNRNLDEEVLRQARNSKLKPASGGRQGVLVPSEYAIADS, encoded by the coding sequence ATGAGCTTTTATAATATTGCTGTCAGTGTTTTTTTGGCTTACAGTCCCATTGGTTCATTAGCGTTAGACACTACCGTAGTATTACCAGTGGTAAGTAATATTTTTCAACTGTCTTCTGAAAAATATGAACCGATAGAAGCAACAAAAAAGTTTAAGCCAGTTAAACAACTCAAACCAAATGAAACTAATTCTCCACAGTTTCAGACTATAGAACCTGATAGTCAAAAATTAACACAGTGTTTGAGAAGGCTAAGAGATTCTAGAGCACGTCAGAGCAGCGGTGTTAGTGGTAGTGCAGTCCAGTCAAATAACCTTGGTGCCTCTAATGCTATCGTTGGTTTAGGTTCAGGAACTGGCATTGGTCCCGATCAACCTGGAAACCGTTCAACAGTAGCGACAGCGCCAACACCCCCAAAAATCAACACTTCAGGTAATGGTCGTGCAGCTTGCCAAGAAGGTGGATGCCGTAGTAAGTATCCAGAGTCAGCAAGAGGAAGACGCATAGAAGGCAGAGTAGAAATGGCGGTAGATACTGATGCTCAAGGCAATGTCACCAATGTGCGCCTTATTCGCTCTAGTGGAAACCGCAACTTGGATGAAGAAGTTTTGAGACAAGCACGTAACTCGAAATTAAAACCCGCATCTGGTGGCAGACAAGGAGTGTTAGTACCAAGTGAATATGCCATAGCGGATTCATGA